Proteins co-encoded in one Christiangramia fulva genomic window:
- a CDS encoding GH3 auxin-responsive promoter family protein, translating to MSLKSFAARIFAAFIRKKIDSWASNPFKTQEKIFHHLIEKGKKTKFGREHNFESISTHADFVKNVPIRDYEELKIYVDDMVAGKEDILWPGKPLYYAKTSGTTSGAKYIPITKESMPTHIHAARNAILCYINDTGNSDFVDGKMIFLQGSPELDEKNGVKLGRLSGIVAHYVPGYLQKNRMPSWETNSIEDWETKVEAIVDETLKEDMTVISGIPSWVQMYFERLVDRTGKKVGEIFPNFSLFIYGGVNFEPYRAKFENLIGRKVDSIELYPASEGFFAFQDRQDEKGMLLQLDSGMFYEFVKADEFFNENPKRLLLNEVEIWVNYVMIVSSTAGLWAYNIGDTIQFTSLKPFRVIVSGRIKHFISAFGEHVIAKEVEQAMQEAVAETGASISEFTVAPQINPEGEELPFHEWFIEFEKEPKDLDKFAEIIDNSLQRQNSYYFDLIEGHILQRLKITKVGKNAFQEYMKSIGKLGGQNKLPRLANDRSIADKLKETK from the coding sequence ATGTCTTTAAAATCTTTTGCCGCACGAATTTTTGCCGCTTTTATCAGGAAAAAGATCGATTCCTGGGCATCAAATCCGTTTAAAACTCAGGAAAAAATTTTTCATCACCTTATTGAAAAAGGGAAAAAAACCAAATTTGGCAGGGAACATAATTTTGAATCTATTTCTACTCATGCCGATTTTGTTAAAAATGTTCCTATCAGGGATTATGAAGAGCTCAAGATTTATGTAGATGATATGGTCGCTGGTAAAGAAGATATTCTTTGGCCGGGAAAACCTCTGTATTACGCCAAAACTTCAGGAACTACCAGTGGTGCCAAGTATATTCCCATTACAAAAGAATCTATGCCCACACATATACACGCGGCGCGAAACGCTATTCTGTGCTATATAAATGATACTGGAAATTCCGATTTTGTAGATGGTAAAATGATCTTTTTACAGGGAAGTCCCGAGCTAGACGAGAAAAATGGTGTAAAACTCGGCCGACTTTCAGGAATTGTGGCTCATTACGTGCCCGGATATCTACAGAAAAACCGAATGCCCAGCTGGGAAACCAACAGCATTGAAGACTGGGAAACCAAGGTGGAAGCCATCGTAGATGAGACGCTGAAAGAAGATATGACCGTTATCAGTGGAATTCCTTCGTGGGTGCAAATGTATTTTGAAAGGCTGGTTGATCGCACGGGTAAGAAGGTGGGCGAAATTTTTCCTAATTTTTCTCTTTTCATCTATGGCGGTGTTAATTTCGAACCCTACCGCGCAAAATTTGAAAACCTGATTGGCCGAAAAGTAGATAGTATTGAATTATATCCCGCTTCTGAAGGTTTCTTTGCCTTTCAGGACAGGCAGGATGAAAAGGGAATGCTACTACAATTAGATTCGGGAATGTTCTACGAATTTGTAAAAGCCGACGAATTCTTTAATGAAAATCCAAAACGCTTGCTGTTGAATGAGGTTGAAATTTGGGTGAATTATGTCATGATAGTTTCCAGCACCGCAGGCCTGTGGGCCTATAATATTGGCGATACCATTCAGTTCACCTCGTTGAAACCTTTCAGAGTAATAGTCTCTGGCAGGATCAAACATTTTATTTCGGCTTTTGGTGAACATGTGATCGCGAAAGAAGTGGAGCAGGCGATGCAGGAAGCGGTTGCCGAAACCGGTGCTTCCATAAGCGAATTTACCGTTGCCCCACAGATTAATCCCGAAGGCGAGGAGCTCCCGTTTCACGAATGGTTTATTGAATTTGAAAAGGAACCGAAAGATTTAGATAAATTTGCAGAGATTATTGACAATTCACTGCAGCGGCAAAATTCCTATTATTTCGATCTGATTGAAGGCCATATTCTTCAGCGTTTAAAGATCACCAAAGTCGGGAAAAATGCATTTCAGGAGTATATGAAATCGATAGGAAAGCTCGGCGGCCAGAATAAACTTCCGCGTTTAGCGAATGACCGCAGCATCGCAGATAAATTAAAAGAAACTAAATAA
- a CDS encoding ATP-binding protein, with amino-acid sequence MLFDDIVGLPHLKNHLTTTADRGRVPHAQLFTGSAGSGALPMAIAYAQYLLCRNKNGENSGGAEACNLKFRNFSHPDLHFAFPVAANNKIKKNPVSSHFLEEWRENLMMNPYFNLFEWYQKLGVENKQGQISVHEAQEIVKSLSLKAYEGGFKVMIIWMADKMNTQAANKLLKLIEEPPNKTVFILITEDEEQIIQTIRSRCQRLYFPPISEADISTALQKKYQVNISEAKKIAHLSTGNFIKALHLLRQDSGDNQFESWFISWVRTAFKAKGNKATVLELTAWSEEIAALGRETQKSFLLYCLDFFRQAMLINYKAENLVYLQPGNKNFKLENFAPFVHGRNIMEISEALETAIYHIERNGNAKIILTDLSMKLTRFLHNKAA; translated from the coding sequence ATGCTTTTTGATGATATAGTAGGTCTTCCACACCTAAAAAACCATTTAACAACCACGGCTGACCGTGGCCGTGTTCCTCATGCACAATTGTTTACGGGAAGTGCCGGCAGCGGTGCGCTTCCTATGGCTATCGCCTATGCTCAATATCTTTTATGCCGCAATAAAAATGGGGAAAATAGTGGAGGTGCAGAGGCCTGTAATTTAAAATTCAGAAATTTTTCACATCCCGATCTTCATTTCGCATTTCCTGTAGCGGCAAATAATAAAATTAAAAAGAATCCGGTTTCCTCTCATTTTTTAGAGGAATGGCGAGAAAACCTGATGATGAATCCTTACTTCAATCTTTTTGAATGGTATCAAAAACTTGGAGTAGAAAACAAACAGGGACAGATTAGTGTCCACGAAGCCCAGGAAATCGTTAAATCTCTTTCGTTAAAAGCTTATGAAGGAGGCTTTAAGGTAATGATCATCTGGATGGCCGATAAAATGAATACTCAGGCGGCGAATAAACTGCTGAAGTTGATTGAAGAACCTCCAAATAAAACCGTGTTCATTCTAATAACTGAAGACGAGGAGCAAATTATTCAAACCATCCGCTCGCGCTGCCAACGCCTGTATTTTCCTCCAATAAGCGAAGCGGATATTTCTACGGCGCTACAGAAAAAATATCAGGTCAATATCTCTGAAGCAAAAAAAATCGCTCATTTAAGTACCGGCAATTTTATCAAAGCGCTGCATCTTTTAAGGCAGGATTCTGGTGATAATCAGTTCGAAAGCTGGTTTATAAGCTGGGTGCGCACTGCTTTTAAGGCAAAAGGAAATAAGGCTACAGTACTTGAGCTAACCGCCTGGAGCGAAGAAATCGCAGCACTTGGCCGAGAAACCCAAAAAAGTTTTTTGCTTTATTGTCTCGATTTTTTCAGGCAGGCAATGCTTATTAACTATAAAGCTGAAAACCTTGTCTATCTGCAGCCCGGAAATAAAAATTTTAAGCTTGAAAATTTTGCGCCTTTTGTACACGGCCGAAATATCATGGAAATTTCCGAAGCACTGGAAACAGCTATTTATCATATTGAACGCAACGGAAATGCGAAAATTATTTTAACCGATCTTTCTATGAAACTTACAAGATTTTTACATAATAAAGCTGCCTGA
- a CDS encoding DUF6909 family protein has protein sequence MAISKLQGRTRAQESSGAIERMYITMRHLFNRGFYKPMGVSGETLRESLLTLRPEIYGSVADDKAELEGLLYVIDRLPRGIEECRFINLTSDEGYGNSHFKPIVPPKRRRNCYRIDDEQMNIEITRGRSEIYDILTHLTFMFIESEKIMKRVVIDEDGSVTRDWQKLEAAVYQKEELTQAQREVALTHTASILGRTFQELTMIYPKFSTSENQDRFLKLIYSLGKMAIQEAVKNDKRIITFSPVLRERLGHHIHGEIWANHIKAHLQKKGLLNRPIHVISANMHSVMNTVFAPVALKQELKKKGELGVYEDLSNSANGPLRNKVTKAALEQGMFFIEDTSGTNIDVQVFDTAKLEQGFKNQSFNSLEDKDKPVIIVMDYAFGEQAYETMDELLKPFAYEEKEIKINVKSISIMGKAGILEGGKGDIMIPDAHLFEGTADNYPFDNKLKKSDLEGYGINVVDGAMITVLGTSLQNKDILRFFHDSTWNVCGLEMEGAHYHKAIQAASKLRGSISEHVKVRYAYYASDNPLETGSTLASGGLGTSGVKPTYLITEKILEQIFNS, from the coding sequence ATGGCAATATCAAAATTACAGGGAAGAACAAGAGCTCAGGAAAGCTCTGGAGCTATTGAAAGGATGTATATTACCATGCGGCACCTTTTTAACCGCGGATTTTATAAACCCATGGGGGTATCTGGAGAAACCCTTCGGGAATCGCTTTTGACACTCCGCCCTGAAATTTACGGTTCTGTTGCCGATGATAAAGCCGAACTGGAAGGACTACTTTATGTAATTGACCGTTTGCCTCGCGGAATTGAAGAATGCCGATTTATCAATCTTACCAGTGATGAAGGCTACGGAAATTCGCATTTCAAACCCATAGTTCCTCCAAAAAGACGCCGTAACTGCTACCGCATTGACGATGAGCAGATGAATATTGAGATCACCCGCGGGCGTTCTGAAATTTATGATATTCTTACCCACCTCACTTTCATGTTCATTGAATCTGAAAAGATCATGAAGCGGGTGGTGATCGATGAAGATGGAAGTGTGACCCGCGATTGGCAAAAACTTGAAGCGGCCGTTTATCAAAAAGAAGAGCTCACTCAGGCGCAACGTGAAGTGGCTTTGACGCATACCGCGAGTATCCTCGGGAGGACTTTTCAGGAGCTCACGATGATCTATCCTAAATTTTCGACCAGTGAAAACCAGGATCGATTTCTAAAGCTTATATATTCCCTCGGTAAAATGGCCATTCAGGAGGCAGTAAAAAATGATAAAAGAATAATCACTTTCAGTCCGGTATTACGGGAAAGGCTGGGGCATCATATCCACGGTGAAATTTGGGCAAATCATATAAAAGCCCATTTGCAGAAAAAAGGACTGCTTAACCGTCCAATCCATGTGATCAGTGCCAATATGCACAGTGTAATGAACACGGTTTTTGCTCCCGTGGCCCTAAAGCAAGAATTGAAAAAGAAGGGTGAACTGGGTGTATATGAAGATTTGAGCAACAGTGCAAACGGCCCTTTGAGAAATAAAGTTACCAAAGCCGCTTTGGAACAGGGAATGTTCTTTATTGAAGACACGAGTGGAACCAATATCGATGTGCAGGTATTCGATACGGCAAAGCTTGAACAAGGTTTTAAAAATCAAAGTTTCAATTCTTTGGAAGATAAGGATAAACCCGTCATTATAGTGATGGATTACGCCTTTGGGGAACAGGCTTATGAAACCATGGATGAGCTGCTAAAGCCTTTCGCCTATGAAGAAAAGGAAATTAAGATCAACGTAAAATCCATTTCTATAATGGGAAAAGCCGGCATTTTGGAAGGTGGCAAGGGCGATATTATGATTCCCGACGCACATTTATTTGAAGGCACTGCCGATAATTACCCTTTTGATAATAAATTAAAGAAATCTGATCTTGAGGGTTATGGCATCAATGTGGTTGATGGCGCCATGATCACCGTATTGGGAACTTCCCTTCAGAATAAGGATATTTTAAGGTTTTTCCACGACTCGACCTGGAATGTTTGCGGCCTCGAGATGGAAGGAGCTCATTATCACAAAGCCATTCAGGCGGCTTCCAAATTGCGTGGCAGCATCAGCGAGCATGTGAAGGTGAGATATGCTTATTATGCTTCAGATAATCCGCTGGAAACCGGAAGCACCCTTGCATCCGGAGGTTTAGGAACCTCAGGTGTTAAGCCAACTTATCTTATCACTGAGAAAATCCTGGAACAGATTTTTAATTCTTAA
- the rfbC gene encoding dTDP-4-dehydrorhamnose 3,5-epimerase: MKVEKTPLKDCYLIKPTIFEDQRGIFLETYHRKRLAETTGIDNEFVQDNQSISRYGVLRGLHYQTGDFAQTKIVRVIYGKVVDVVVDLRRDSPTFKKTYSAILDDQNLYQLFVPKGFAHGFLTLSEKSVFAYKCDHYYQPGSEAGIIFNDPDLNIDWNFPEAEMIISEKDRKQPTLKEVFG; the protein is encoded by the coding sequence ATGAAGGTTGAAAAGACTCCACTAAAAGATTGTTATTTAATAAAACCCACCATTTTTGAAGACCAGCGGGGAATATTTCTGGAAACCTACCACCGTAAAAGGCTCGCCGAAACTACCGGAATAGATAATGAGTTTGTGCAGGATAACCAGTCAATCTCGAGATACGGTGTACTTCGCGGACTGCATTATCAAACCGGGGATTTTGCCCAGACTAAAATTGTCCGCGTAATTTACGGGAAAGTGGTCGATGTAGTGGTAGATCTGCGGCGGGATTCTCCCACTTTTAAAAAAACTTATTCTGCCATTCTTGATGACCAAAACCTCTACCAGCTTTTTGTGCCAAAAGGTTTTGCTCACGGATTCTTGACGCTTTCCGAAAAATCTGTTTTCGCTTACAAATGTGATCATTATTACCAACCCGGTTCAGAAGCGGGTATTATTTTTAATGATCCTGACCTGAATATTGACTGGAATTTTCCCGAAGCCGAAATGATCATTTCTGAAAAAGACCGCAAACAACCTACTTTAAAAGAAGTTTTTGGATGA
- the tatA gene encoding twin-arginine translocase TatA/TatE family subunit: MNAFILPMVIGAPQIILIVVVILLLFGGRKIPELMRGLGSGIKEFKDASKDDDKGATPDEGKKVPEENK, encoded by the coding sequence ATGAATGCATTTATTTTGCCAATGGTAATAGGCGCTCCACAGATTATCCTTATCGTGGTGGTTATCCTGTTGCTTTTTGGAGGAAGAAAAATTCCTGAATTAATGAGAGGTCTTGGTAGCGGAATTAAAGAATTTAAAGATGCTTCCAAAGACGACGATAAAGGAGCAACTCCTGATGAAGGGAAGAAAGTTCCGGAAGAAAACAAATAA
- a CDS encoding phosphoglycerate kinase produces the protein MKTIDDYNFKNKQALIRVDFNVPLNEDMEVTDTNRIEAAKPSIEKILKDGGSVVLMSHLGRPKGKESEFSLQHIVATVSEVLGVQVKFVEDCIGEEVEKAAENLKPGEVLLLENLRFHPEETKGDEAFAKKLAKLGDIYVNDAFGTAHRAHASTTVVAKFFKDKCFGYLLAKEIKSLDKVLNSKEKPVTAVLGGAKVSSKITVIENILDKIDHLIIGGGMTYTFIKAQGGKIGNSLVEDDKQELALDILKKAKEKGVEVHLPVDSVIADSFSEQASTQTENVDSIPDGWMGLDIGPETLRNFSEVIKKSKIILWNGPMGVFEMETFANGTIKLGEAIAEATKKGAFSLVGGGDSVAAVKKFGLEDQMSYVSTGGGAMLEMLEGKSLPGIEAILK, from the coding sequence ATGAAGACTATAGACGATTATAATTTTAAAAATAAACAGGCCTTAATCAGGGTAGATTTCAATGTACCTCTTAATGAAGATATGGAAGTCACCGATACCAATCGTATCGAAGCGGCTAAACCAAGCATTGAGAAAATTCTTAAAGATGGCGGAAGTGTTGTACTGATGTCTCACCTTGGAAGACCTAAAGGAAAAGAAAGCGAATTTTCACTTCAACATATCGTAGCAACAGTTTCTGAAGTTCTTGGCGTTCAGGTAAAATTTGTTGAAGACTGTATTGGTGAAGAAGTGGAAAAAGCTGCTGAAAACCTTAAGCCGGGCGAAGTGCTTCTACTTGAGAATTTGCGATTTCATCCAGAAGAAACAAAAGGCGATGAAGCCTTTGCCAAAAAACTGGCAAAACTTGGTGATATTTATGTGAATGATGCCTTCGGAACCGCCCACCGCGCCCATGCTTCCACAACAGTGGTCGCCAAATTCTTTAAAGATAAATGCTTCGGATACCTATTGGCCAAAGAGATTAAAAGCCTTGATAAAGTTCTGAATAGCAAGGAAAAACCCGTAACAGCGGTACTCGGAGGAGCCAAAGTTTCTTCCAAGATCACTGTAATCGAAAATATTCTGGATAAAATTGACCATCTTATTATAGGTGGAGGAATGACCTATACCTTTATTAAAGCCCAGGGCGGAAAAATTGGAAATTCCCTGGTGGAGGATGATAAACAGGAGCTTGCTCTTGATATTCTGAAAAAAGCGAAAGAAAAAGGAGTGGAAGTTCATCTTCCGGTTGATTCTGTAATTGCCGATAGTTTTTCTGAGCAGGCAAGTACCCAAACCGAAAATGTTGACAGTATTCCCGACGGCTGGATGGGATTGGATATTGGTCCCGAAACCCTGAGAAACTTTTCTGAAGTAATCAAAAAATCAAAAATTATTCTATGGAACGGTCCTATGGGGGTTTTTGAAATGGAAACCTTTGCCAACGGAACTATAAAATTAGGCGAGGCTATCGCCGAAGCTACTAAAAAAGGCGCTTTTTCCCTTGTAGGAGGAGGCGATTCCGTTGCTGCCGTGAAAAAATTCGGACTCGAAGACCAAATGAGCTATGTTTCTACCGGCGGGGGAGCAATGCTCGAAATGTTGGAAGGAAAAAGCCTTCCGGGCATTGAAGCTATTTTAAAATAA
- a CDS encoding LysM peptidoglycan-binding domain-containing protein, producing MLKQSLCIVFLLAGISIFAQEKKNNERLEKANFRVQIFKKTNNSEIKLAKPDPEFRDKLPISAQIGDSSRIVLKDLPRAASIDSLWRKELTNSDLFERMQRNIQDQDYEEVVYDALPTDTLKARLAKLNARTPFNIEYNPILESVIKSYLKRDKQNLERLMALSTYYFPLFEQELDKYDIPLEIKYLAIIESALNPRAKSRVGATGLWQFMFTTGKMHGLDVSSYVDERMDPARATEAAAEYLASLYKVFGDWDLVLASYNSGPGNVSKAIRRSGGSTDYWTLRRYLPRETAGYVPAFLATLYLFEYAQEHHFQPKNPDIVFFETDTIQVKQLLTFDQISKVTGVDKSMLEFLNPSYKLDIIPYVEDEKYVVRLPRPATGKFVNNEDAIYNFAEKDLANSEKELPKYVETEDRIRYRVKPGDYLGRIAERYGVGVSSLRNWNNLRSNNIRVGQYLTIYPRKPVTGQVASGNQKSSNKSDPKTYTVKQGDSLWSISRKFPGVTVQNLQSWNDVNSNSLKPGMKLKVSRG from the coding sequence ATGCTGAAACAAAGTCTATGTATCGTGTTTTTGCTGGCAGGGATCAGCATATTTGCACAGGAAAAGAAGAATAATGAAAGGCTTGAAAAAGCCAATTTCAGGGTTCAGATTTTCAAAAAAACCAATAATTCCGAAATCAAGCTCGCTAAACCAGATCCGGAATTCAGGGACAAACTGCCAATTTCTGCTCAAATTGGTGATTCCTCAAGGATAGTTTTAAAAGACCTTCCAAGAGCCGCTTCCATTGATTCTTTATGGAGAAAAGAATTAACAAATTCCGATCTTTTTGAAAGAATGCAGCGAAATATTCAGGATCAGGATTATGAAGAAGTTGTGTATGATGCGCTCCCTACCGATACCTTAAAGGCCCGCCTTGCCAAACTCAATGCCCGGACGCCTTTTAACATAGAATACAATCCTATTCTTGAAAGTGTTATCAAATCGTATTTAAAGCGGGACAAACAAAATCTCGAACGCCTGATGGCTTTGAGCACCTATTATTTTCCGCTTTTTGAACAGGAATTAGATAAATATGATATTCCACTTGAAATAAAATATCTCGCCATCATTGAATCTGCCCTTAATCCACGGGCTAAATCGCGTGTCGGTGCTACTGGACTATGGCAATTTATGTTCACCACCGGGAAAATGCATGGTCTTGACGTAAGTTCTTATGTAGACGAGCGTATGGATCCTGCACGAGCTACCGAAGCCGCCGCCGAATATCTGGCCAGTCTTTACAAGGTTTTTGGAGATTGGGATCTCGTACTGGCTTCGTATAATTCCGGACCGGGAAACGTCTCGAAAGCGATTCGCAGAAGTGGAGGCTCAACCGATTACTGGACTTTAAGAAGGTACCTTCCACGTGAAACAGCCGGCTATGTGCCTGCTTTTCTGGCAACTTTATATTTGTTTGAATATGCTCAAGAACACCATTTCCAACCTAAGAATCCCGATATTGTTTTCTTCGAAACCGATACCATTCAGGTAAAGCAGTTGCTCACTTTCGATCAGATTTCTAAAGTTACGGGAGTCGATAAAAGCATGCTTGAATTTCTTAACCCCAGTTACAAACTGGACATTATTCCTTATGTGGAAGATGAAAAGTATGTTGTGCGCCTTCCGAGACCTGCGACGGGAAAATTCGTGAACAATGAAGATGCGATCTATAATTTTGCCGAAAAAGATCTGGCGAATAGCGAAAAAGAGCTTCCAAAATATGTTGAAACCGAAGATAGAATTCGCTATCGGGTTAAACCAGGGGATTATTTAGGAAGAATAGCTGAACGCTATGGAGTAGGTGTTAGCAGTCTCCGAAATTGGAATAATCTTAGAAGTAATAATATAAGAGTGGGACAATATTTGACCATTTATCCTCGAAAACCGGTTACCGGTCAGGTTGCTTCAGGAAACCAGAAATCTTCTAACAAATCCGATCCAAAAACCTATACAGTAAAGCAGGGAGATTCACTTTGGAGCATTTCTCGTAAGTTTCCGGGCGTAACGGTACAAAATTTGCAGTCATGGAATGATGTGAATAGTAATAGTCTTAAACCCGGCATGAAACTGAAGGTTTCCCGTGGTTAA
- a CDS encoding DUF4837 family protein — protein sequence MKRSLILLTCILLLISCKNDKSQPNKRILSDSSGNINQLTVVMDNKLWEGEVGEAIRSNFASPVNGLPQDEPLFTLDQMPPKSFTGFVRNSRIFLKVEENKPKGIDFISDEFAKPQKGIVFMGQNNEELVDLINEKSDSIINLLKKTELKEKQRRIGKSLKKDEILEKKFGLKLKFPTAYRYAKEDSSFVWIRKEIPKGNMEILVYEVPIDRIENDSSVVANISKIRDSIGKAEIPGPVEGSYMITEKAYAPYLFETSIDGHFAYETRGTWTVENAFMGGPFVNYAVKDEKNNRFLILEGFVFSPSRAKRDNIFELDAILQSAKLE from the coding sequence ATGAAACGTAGTCTGATCCTGCTAACCTGTATTCTTTTATTAATTTCCTGTAAAAACGACAAATCTCAACCCAATAAACGGATACTTTCAGATTCTTCCGGAAACATCAACCAGCTTACTGTAGTCATGGATAATAAGCTTTGGGAAGGAGAAGTGGGTGAAGCAATACGATCAAATTTCGCTTCCCCGGTTAATGGTCTTCCTCAGGATGAACCTTTGTTTACGCTGGATCAAATGCCACCAAAGTCTTTTACCGGTTTCGTAAGGAACAGCCGTATTTTTTTAAAAGTTGAAGAAAATAAACCAAAAGGGATCGATTTTATTTCTGATGAATTTGCTAAACCTCAAAAAGGAATTGTCTTTATGGGGCAGAATAATGAGGAGCTCGTTGATTTAATCAATGAAAAATCTGATTCAATCATTAATTTGTTGAAAAAAACCGAACTAAAGGAAAAACAGCGCCGAATTGGAAAATCCCTTAAAAAGGATGAAATTCTTGAGAAAAAATTCGGGCTTAAATTAAAATTCCCCACCGCCTATCGGTATGCCAAAGAAGACAGCAGTTTTGTTTGGATAAGAAAAGAAATTCCAAAAGGGAATATGGAAATTCTGGTATATGAAGTACCTATAGACCGGATTGAGAACGATTCCAGTGTCGTAGCGAATATTTCAAAAATTCGTGATTCTATAGGGAAAGCTGAAATTCCAGGCCCCGTGGAAGGTTCTTATATGATCACCGAAAAGGCCTATGCGCCATATTTATTCGAAACCAGCATAGACGGGCACTTTGCCTATGAAACACGAGGAACCTGGACGGTAGAAAATGCCTTTATGGGAGGTCCTTTTGTTAACTATGCAGTGAAAGATGAAAAGAATAATCGATTCTTAATTCTTGAAGGTTTTGTTTTTTCACCTTCCCGAGCAAAAAGGGATAATATTTTTGAATTAGATGCTATTTTACAGTCGGCAAAGCTGGAATAG
- a CDS encoding DoxX family protein, with translation MDSIIENSTPILILLFIAIVFLQSGLDKAIDWKGNLGWLTEHFSSTFLSGSVPLMVGVIMILEIISGILAVAGIVWILAFNQVDIGLYSCILASLTLLMLLFGQRIAKDYAGAFTLTGYFIVTVFGVFLLS, from the coding sequence ATGGACTCTATAATTGAAAACAGTACTCCTATACTCATTTTACTATTTATAGCGATTGTTTTTCTGCAATCAGGACTGGACAAAGCCATTGACTGGAAAGGAAACCTCGGCTGGCTTACAGAGCATTTTTCATCCACATTCCTGTCTGGAAGCGTACCTCTAATGGTGGGTGTAATAATGATACTTGAAATTATAAGCGGAATTCTGGCAGTTGCAGGGATCGTTTGGATCCTGGCATTTAATCAGGTAGATATTGGGCTCTACAGCTGCATTCTTGCCAGTTTAACCTTACTAATGCTGCTTTTTGGCCAGAGAATAGCAAAAGATTATGCGGGGGCTTTTACCCTGACCGGCTATTTTATAGTTACTGTTTTTGGAGTCTTTCTTCTAAGCTGA
- a CDS encoding M23 family metallopeptidase codes for MAKDTKEKRKFAKKLLHKYRMVVLNEDTFEERFSFRLTRLNVFVAVGLSAIILIIGTTILIAFTPLREYIPGYSSAKLKEDAANLAYKTDSLQTVLRLNEQYLNSIKSVLTGEFDQTKLNRDSVLNATSEEVEYGNLAPSRADSLLRSQVAQEDKYNILPTATDNLDFSLFPPVKGSISEPFNLKDGHYAVDVVVPKNAPVKAVADGRVIFAEWTAETGYVIIVEHSYGLISVYKHNSSLTKSQGEMVRAGEVIATAGSTGELSTGPHLHFELWNEGNPVDPTQYIDFK; via the coding sequence ATGGCTAAAGACACCAAGGAAAAAAGAAAATTTGCCAAAAAACTGTTGCATAAATACAGGATGGTCGTCCTGAATGAAGATACCTTTGAAGAACGATTTTCCTTCCGCCTTACCAGGTTAAACGTCTTCGTGGCAGTTGGACTTTCGGCTATAATTCTCATTATTGGCACAACTATTTTGATCGCTTTTACTCCTTTAAGGGAATACATCCCGGGATATTCATCAGCAAAACTTAAAGAAGATGCTGCTAATCTTGCTTATAAAACCGATTCCCTTCAAACTGTTTTAAGGCTGAATGAACAATATCTAAATTCCATAAAAAGTGTGCTTACAGGGGAGTTTGATCAAACAAAACTGAACCGGGATTCGGTGTTAAATGCAACATCTGAAGAAGTGGAATATGGCAATCTGGCTCCATCAAGGGCAGATTCTCTTTTAAGATCGCAGGTAGCACAAGAGGATAAATACAATATTCTGCCCACCGCGACAGATAATCTCGATTTTTCCCTGTTTCCGCCAGTAAAAGGAAGTATTTCAGAACCATTTAATTTAAAAGACGGACATTATGCGGTTGATGTGGTCGTTCCAAAAAATGCTCCCGTTAAAGCCGTTGCCGACGGAAGGGTGATTTTTGCTGAATGGACTGCCGAAACCGGATATGTGATCATCGTAGAGCATAGTTACGGATTGATCTCGGTCTATAAACACAATTCTTCACTGACCAAAAGCCAGGGAGAAATGGTACGCGCAGGAGAAGTGATTGCCACCGCCGGTTCTACAGGTGAACTTTCTACGGGTCCCCATCTTCACTTTGAACTTTGGAATGAAGGTAATCCTGTAGATCCCACTCAATATATAGATTTCAAATAG
- a CDS encoding OmpH family outer membrane protein produces MIKRFIGIAAIAVLMVSCNEQKTAYVDTTKLIKEYKEMEDVQATFTSKTDSLRKQLDSVGRAFQQEVQEYQQGMKSMSESERQQKEQELMRKQQMIQQSQQMQSNRLREESNAVMDSMVNKVKGYVKEYGEKNGYTYIFGSNESGNIMYGKEDLDITDEILEKLNKDYGGGAAEDTSATE; encoded by the coding sequence ATGATCAAAAGATTTATTGGTATAGCTGCCATAGCTGTTTTAATGGTTTCATGTAATGAGCAAAAAACAGCCTATGTAGATACCACAAAACTTATTAAGGAATATAAAGAAATGGAGGATGTTCAGGCCACCTTTACGTCAAAAACTGATTCTTTGAGAAAACAACTTGATTCTGTAGGAAGAGCTTTTCAGCAGGAAGTGCAGGAATATCAGCAGGGAATGAAATCTATGTCTGAATCTGAACGTCAGCAAAAGGAGCAGGAATTAATGCGTAAGCAGCAAATGATTCAGCAGAGTCAGCAAATGCAAAGTAACCGTTTAAGGGAAGAAAGCAATGCTGTGATGGATTCCATGGTGAATAAAGTAAAAGGCTATGTAAAAGAATATGGCGAAAAGAACGGATATACCTATATTTTTGGCTCTAACGAAAGCGGAAATATTATGTATGGGAAAGAAGATCTTGATATTACCGATGAGATCCTTGAGAAATTAAACAAGGATTATGGAGGAGGTGCGGCCGAAGATACCAGCGCAACTGAATAA